One genomic segment of Motacilla alba alba isolate MOTALB_02 chromosome 1A, Motacilla_alba_V1.0_pri, whole genome shotgun sequence includes these proteins:
- the RPL3 gene encoding 60S ribosomal protein L3: MSHRKFSAPRHGSLGFLPRKRSSRHRGKVKSFPKDDPSKPVHLTAFLGYKAGMTHIVREVDRPGSKVNKKEVVEAVTIIETPPMVIVGIVGYVQTPRGLRSFKTIFAEHISDECKRRFYKNWHKSKKKAFTKYCKKWQDEEGKKQLEKDFNSMKKYCQVIRVMAHTQMRLLPLRQKKSHLMEIQVNGGTVAEKVDWAREKLEQQVPVSTVFGQDEMIDVIGVTKGKGYKGVTSRWHTKKLPRKTHRGLRKVACIGAWHPARVAFSVARAGQKGYHHRTEINKKIYKIGQGYQIKDGKLIKNNASTDYDLSDKSINPLGGFVHYGEVTNDFIMVKGCVVGTKKRVLTLRKSLLVQTKRRALEKIDLKFIDTTSKFGHGRFQTAEEKKAFMGPLKKDRIAKEEAA, from the exons ATG TCTCACCGCAAGTTCTCGGCCCCGAGGCACGGCTCCCTGGGCTTCTTGCCCCGCAAGcgcagcagcaggcacaggggcaAGGTCAAGAGCTTTCCCAAAGATGACCCCAGCAAGCCTGTCCATCTCACCGCCTTCCTGGGCTACAAAGCTGGCATGACCCACATTGTCCGGGAGGTGGACAGACCTGGATCTA AGGTGAACAAGAAGGAGGTGGTAGAGGCAGTCACTATTATAGAGACCCCTCCCATGGTCATCGTGGGCATCGTGGGATACGTGCAGACTCCTCGTGGGCTCCGTAGCTTCAAGACCATCTTTGCCGAGCACATCAGTGATGAGTGCAAGCGCCGCTTCTACAAGAACTG GCACAAGTCCAAGAAGAAGGCCTTCACCAAATACTGCAAGAAGTGGCAAGATGAGGAGGGCAAAAAGCAGTTGGAGAAAGATTTCAATAGCATGAAGAAGTACTGCCAGGTTATTAGAGTCATGGCTCACACTCAG ATGCGTTTGCTCCCCCTGAGACAGAAGAAGTCTCACCTGATGGAGATCCAGGTGAATGGTGGCACTGTTGCTGAGAAGGTGGATTGGGCCCGGGAGAAGTTGGAACAGCAGGTGCCTGTGTCAACGGTCTTCGGCCAGGATGAGATGATAGATGTCATTGGAGTCACCAAGGGCAAGGGATACAAAG GTGTCACCAGCCGCTGGCACACCAAGAAGCTGCCGCGCAAGACTCACCGTGGCCTGCGCAAGGTGGCCTGCATTGGCGCCTGGCACCCCGCCCGCGTGGCCTTCTCCGTGGCCCGTGCGGGCCAGAAGGGCTACCACCACCGCACCGAGATCAACAAGAAG aTTTACAAGATTGGCCAAGGTTACCAAATCAAGGATGGAAAGCTGATCAAAAACAATGCATCGACTGATTATGACTTGTCTGACAAGAGCATTAACCCTCTG GGAGGCTTTGTCCACTACGGTGAGGTGACCAATGACTTCATCATGGTGAAGGGCTGTGTTGTGGGGACCAAGAAGAGGGTCCTGACCCTGCGCAAG TCCCTGCTTGTGCAGACCAAGCGCCGGGCCCTGGAGAAGATTGACTTGAAGTTCATTGACACCACCTCCAAATTTGGTCATGGCCGCTTCCAGACAGCTGAGGAGAAGAAGGCTTTCATG ggacCACTCAAGAAGGATCGCATTGCAAAAGAGGAGGCAGCCTAA